One window of the Labilibaculum sp. genome contains the following:
- a CDS encoding cysteine-rich small domain-containing protein gives MSENYKFFQNKKCEYFPCHKVENEAEFNCLFCYCPLYMLKDKCGGNFKYTNGFKNCSDCTIPHTKNSHEYMMSKMSIVSKIGSERE, from the coding sequence ATGTCAGAAAATTACAAGTTTTTCCAGAATAAAAAGTGTGAATATTTCCCTTGCCATAAAGTAGAAAACGAAGCGGAATTCAATTGTTTGTTTTGCTATTGCCCATTATACATGCTAAAAGATAAGTGTGGAGGAAATTTTAAATATACAAACGGATTTAAAAATTGCTCTGATTGTACTATACCACATACCAAAAACTCACATGAGTATATGATGAGCAAGATGAGTATTGTTTCTAAAATAGGAAGTGAACGGGAATAA
- a CDS encoding DUF6236 family protein: MKRGIITSSGRMTRQDSDSVSINSSISEEDLNYYLLYWDKILMPTNNMIHVSVKNEDQLLKTGFFERPKVNFTNWSTHMNKGSYDPFLMAQSIVANEVIPNDKSFDWTIHQIGDHIAISKDQSKEFNSIKVELLNCLPVPSGETNFQDILEFKEKRTDELLALHSTIDELYLEILNSPDKDLQLRKSISDFKMAIANIDTVSKERFKMLTKYNFTTELNINGQNIALALGGGATFDFFSNGMTLPIVTILAGLTSFIKVKANRTTSVKKAGEKLKLNFLADANKRHIVKVNSKKH, from the coding sequence ATGAAGAGAGGAATTATAACAAGTAGTGGAAGAATGACTAGGCAAGATTCAGATAGCGTTTCTATCAATAGTTCTATATCAGAGGAGGATCTTAATTATTATCTCCTTTATTGGGATAAAATTTTAATGCCAACAAATAATATGATTCATGTTTCTGTTAAAAACGAGGATCAATTATTAAAAACTGGATTTTTTGAGAGACCCAAAGTTAATTTTACTAATTGGTCTACTCATATGAATAAAGGTTCTTATGACCCATTTTTAATGGCTCAATCCATTGTAGCAAATGAAGTTATTCCTAATGATAAATCTTTTGATTGGACAATTCATCAAATCGGGGATCATATCGCAATTTCAAAAGATCAAAGTAAAGAATTTAATTCAATCAAGGTTGAACTCTTAAACTGTTTACCGGTTCCCAGTGGCGAAACAAATTTCCAAGACATCTTAGAATTCAAAGAAAAAAGGACTGATGAATTATTGGCTTTACATTCTACAATTGATGAGCTTTATCTGGAAATTCTAAATTCACCAGACAAAGATTTACAGTTAAGGAAAAGCATATCTGATTTTAAAATGGCTATTGCAAATATTGATACCGTTTCAAAGGAGCGATTTAAAATGCTGACTAAATATAATTTTACAACAGAACTTAATATTAATGGGCAAAATATTGCTCTTGCTTTAGGTGGCGGTGCTACATTTGATTTTTTCAGTAATGGAATGACATTACCAATAGTAACAATACTGGCTGGGCTTACCTCATTTATTAAAGTTAAAGCGAATAGGACAACTAGTGTGAAAAAAGCTGGAGAGAAGCTGAAATTAAATTTTTTAGCTGATGCAAATAAGAGACATATAGTAAAAGTTAACTCTAAAAAACACTAA
- a CDS encoding glycosyltransferase family 4 protein: protein MKFAYIGTYPPRECGIGSFTKDLYYSMVDDINRNENEGFIVAMNNSDEEYSYPKEVKLTIQQENRNEYIAAAKYINNSGADVCILQHEFGIFGGRSGIYILSLLHHLKIHLVVTLHTISNNPSYTEKAILKEICKMANLVVVMNLKAIDFLIDIYDVPKEKIAFIEHGVPDFHFDQKKIKKELNLEKKKIILTFGFLSRNKGIEVAIKALPRLVKKHPNVIYLVLGKIHPSVMRCSGDEYLLYLRQLVKNLSLEDHVVIPNKYVPQDDLFKFLCASDIYITPYNNEAQITSGTLSYAIGAGSAVISTPYWHATELLANGRGRLFDFHNSNQLADILIELLDHPETLNALRKNAYEYGRNMTWPEIGAKYNKHVFNALQDEIEKKRQYFDIQTVPPFSLKHINRLTDNTGIMQHAKFGIPNLKHGYCLDDNARALLMALMAYQEKNNYKALELCPIYLSYIQYMQNENGTFKNFLSFDRKFLDEVGSEDSFGRTIWALGYLLANAPNASYYESGRSMFIKAVPIFEKLKSVRGIANTIVGISCYLQRNPADDSMTELLSRLSKKLVKNYEANSSDDWRWFEPFLTYDNAMLPLALLHAAEIHNDDLIRKTAFSSMDFLISKTFINGYLSIIGNDGWYEKGGKRATFTQQPLDAMAMILLFEQAFKLTKNIEYLNKLFTSYMWFLGENDLRISLYDSETNGCCDGLESYGVNRNQGAESTLAYVISHLTVLKAHKNFNREIFAQKRLAKKISQNIIN, encoded by the coding sequence ATGAAATTTGCCTATATCGGAACATATCCCCCACGGGAGTGCGGAATAGGTAGCTTTACAAAAGACCTGTATTATTCCATGGTGGATGATATTAATCGGAATGAGAATGAAGGATTTATTGTTGCCATGAATAATTCGGATGAAGAATATTCGTATCCGAAAGAAGTAAAACTAACTATTCAGCAGGAAAATAGAAATGAGTATATCGCCGCCGCAAAATACATAAACAACAGCGGAGCGGATGTTTGTATACTTCAGCATGAATTTGGGATTTTTGGCGGACGAAGTGGTATTTACATCCTTTCCTTGCTTCACCATCTCAAAATACATTTGGTTGTTACCCTTCATACTATCAGCAATAATCCTTCGTACACCGAAAAAGCCATTTTAAAGGAAATATGCAAAATGGCTAATCTGGTTGTTGTAATGAATCTTAAAGCAATTGATTTTTTGATTGATATATATGACGTGCCCAAAGAAAAAATTGCATTCATTGAACATGGGGTTCCGGACTTTCATTTTGATCAGAAAAAAATAAAGAAAGAACTTAATCTCGAAAAGAAAAAAATCATATTAACATTTGGTTTTTTAAGCAGAAATAAAGGCATTGAGGTAGCCATAAAAGCATTGCCCAGGCTCGTTAAAAAGCATCCAAATGTTATCTATCTGGTATTGGGTAAAATTCATCCAAGTGTTATGCGCTGCTCGGGCGATGAATATTTGCTATATCTAAGGCAACTTGTTAAAAATCTCTCTCTTGAAGATCACGTCGTGATACCAAACAAGTATGTTCCGCAAGATGATCTATTTAAATTTTTATGTGCTTCGGATATTTACATAACGCCCTACAACAACGAAGCTCAAATTACAAGCGGCACACTATCCTACGCAATCGGTGCTGGTTCTGCCGTTATTTCGACTCCTTATTGGCATGCTACGGAATTATTAGCCAACGGAAGAGGCAGGTTATTTGATTTTCACAATTCGAACCAACTCGCAGATATATTGATTGAGCTGCTGGATCATCCGGAAACTTTAAATGCACTAAGAAAAAATGCATACGAGTATGGACGGAATATGACATGGCCTGAAATAGGCGCTAAATATAACAAGCATGTTTTTAATGCACTACAAGACGAAATAGAAAAAAAAAGACAATATTTTGATATTCAGACTGTACCTCCTTTTTCGCTCAAACACATAAACAGATTAACTGATAATACCGGAATTATGCAACACGCTAAATTTGGTATTCCTAATTTAAAACATGGCTATTGCTTAGATGATAACGCCAGAGCATTGTTAATGGCTCTAATGGCCTATCAGGAAAAAAATAATTATAAGGCTCTTGAATTGTGCCCGATCTATTTGAGCTATATCCAATACATGCAAAACGAAAATGGAACATTTAAGAATTTCCTCAGTTTCGACCGTAAATTTCTTGATGAAGTAGGATCGGAAGATTCTTTTGGAAGAACCATTTGGGCTCTTGGATACCTGCTTGCCAATGCCCCCAATGCTTCCTATTATGAATCGGGCCGATCGATGTTTATAAAAGCGGTTCCTATTTTCGAAAAACTAAAATCAGTAAGAGGCATTGCCAATACGATAGTAGGAATCAGCTGCTATCTGCAAAGAAATCCTGCAGATGATTCAATGACTGAGCTGTTAAGCCGGTTATCAAAAAAACTAGTGAAAAATTATGAAGCAAACAGTTCGGATGACTGGAGATGGTTTGAACCATTCCTAACCTACGATAATGCCATGCTGCCACTTGCTTTACTGCATGCTGCTGAAATACATAACGACGACCTAATTCGCAAAACGGCTTTCAGTTCAATGGATTTTTTAATCAGTAAAACATTTATCAATGGATATTTATCGATAATTGGAAATGATGGTTGGTACGAAAAAGGTGGAAAACGAGCCACTTTTACTCAGCAACCGCTTGATGCTATGGCAATGATATTACTCTTTGAGCAAGCTTTTAAATTGACCAAAAACATAGAATATCTGAATAAATTATTCACGTCGTATATGTGGTTTTTGGGTGAAAATGATTTGAGAATAAGCTTGTATGATTCTGAAACAAATGGTTGCTGCGATGGATTGGAAAGTTATGGTGTTAACCGCAATCAAGGTGCCGAAAGCACACTGGCATATGTGATTTCACACCTCACAGTTCTAAAAGCACATAAAAATTTCAACAGAGAAATATTTGCACAAAAAAGATTAGCAAAAAAAATATCGCAAAATATAATTAATTGA
- a CDS encoding glycoside hydrolase family 130 protein, translating to MEKAVEISKLISRKTIKLMRDSSRVITRAHIPGGLWRIDHIIDRVLKLSEEEAGKLMHTICDQFNDRHKNIEQQMMEHFDNVSEFLPHNITISKIKKVLIGAYFTMEYSIESAALFNPSMIPHPDQSNLPKGCLRFIMSLRATGEGHISSIVFRSGVINKDDSIFFDPISEFVETSKMRHNPFYDSHLFQLKLEDLNAWDETSSRVMEQIPDRFTFQELKVSIGVLHMDPDFTCNDETIRILFWLANSNYNIQFDENCGVSERVIFPYSENENRGIEDARFVKFHNEDDETIYYATYTAYNGVSILPQLIETKDFLNFNVITLNGKAVQNKGMALFPRKIKGRYVMLSRQDGENNHIMFSDHLHFWQESKIIQEPTKPWEFIQIGNCGSPIEIKEGWLVLTHGVGPMRQYSIGAILLDLDDPSKIIAQLEEPLLTPNEEEREGYVPNVIYSCGGLIYNHKLIIPYAMSDISSGIATIEVNDLLSCMKFHKQEDKP from the coding sequence ATGGAAAAGGCAGTGGAAATCAGCAAACTTATTAGTCGAAAAACAATAAAATTAATGCGCGATTCATCGCGGGTAATTACCCGTGCACATATACCAGGCGGCTTATGGCGTATCGATCATATAATTGATCGGGTTTTAAAGCTTAGCGAAGAGGAAGCCGGGAAATTAATGCATACAATTTGTGATCAGTTTAATGACAGACACAAAAATATTGAGCAGCAAATGATGGAACACTTTGATAATGTTTCGGAATTTTTACCGCACAACATCACCATCAGTAAAATAAAAAAAGTTCTCATTGGCGCTTATTTTACCATGGAATACTCCATTGAATCGGCTGCCCTTTTCAATCCTTCGATGATTCCTCACCCAGATCAAAGTAATTTACCCAAAGGCTGTCTTCGTTTTATAATGAGCCTGCGGGCAACGGGCGAAGGACATATTTCATCAATCGTTTTTCGAAGTGGTGTAATCAATAAAGACGATTCCATTTTTTTCGATCCGATAAGCGAGTTTGTTGAGACATCAAAAATGCGCCACAACCCCTTTTACGACAGTCACCTGTTTCAACTTAAATTAGAAGATTTAAATGCATGGGACGAAACGAGCAGCCGCGTAATGGAACAAATACCCGACCGATTTACTTTTCAGGAGCTAAAAGTAAGTATCGGTGTACTTCACATGGATCCGGATTTTACCTGTAACGATGAAACAATCCGAATTTTATTCTGGCTGGCAAATTCGAATTACAACATACAGTTTGATGAAAATTGCGGGGTTTCGGAGCGCGTAATATTTCCCTATTCCGAAAATGAAAACAGAGGTATTGAGGATGCCCGGTTTGTTAAATTTCATAATGAAGATGACGAAACCATATACTATGCAACCTACACAGCTTACAATGGGGTAAGTATTCTTCCTCAACTGATAGAAACAAAAGATTTTCTCAATTTTAATGTTATCACTTTAAATGGTAAGGCTGTTCAGAACAAAGGCATGGCATTATTTCCCCGGAAAATAAAAGGTCGGTATGTTATGCTATCCCGCCAGGACGGAGAAAACAATCACATCATGTTTTCGGATCATCTGCATTTTTGGCAGGAGTCTAAAATCATTCAAGAACCTACAAAACCGTGGGAGTTTATACAGATAGGAAATTGTGGATCGCCCATAGAAATTAAAGAAGGCTGGCTGGTGCTTACTCATGGCGTTGGACCTATGCGTCAATATTCCATAGGCGCTATCCTGCTCGATCTTGATGATCCATCAAAAATAATTGCTCAGCTTGAAGAACCATTACTCACGCCCAACGAAGAAGAACGGGAAGGTTATGTTCCGAATGTTATTTATTCTTGTGGAGGATTAATATACAATCATAAACTAATAATTCCTTACGCCATGTCTGATATATCATCAGGCATTGCAACTATTGAAGTGAACGACTTACTTTCCTGTATGAAATTTCACAAGCAAGAGGATAAACCCTAA
- a CDS encoding helix-turn-helix domain-containing protein — translation MEYKTMNRKELAMELDISRSTLGRRMEDLDPKFKEQIKGRYLLFENEVKYIHEQISGMQKWPTL, via the coding sequence ATGGAATACAAAACAATGAACAGAAAAGAGCTTGCAATGGAATTGGATATTTCCAGATCAACTCTTGGTCGAAGAATGGAAGATTTAGACCCAAAATTTAAAGAGCAGATCAAAGGACGTTACCTACTTTTTGAAAACGAAGTAAAATACATTCATGAGCAAATTTCAGGAATGCAAAAATGGCCAACACTATGA
- a CDS encoding DNA glycosylase AlkZ-like family protein, whose protein sequence is MTKITETLSIQEARKLVLLSQKLPPAKQTGTALEATLMAIEHLGYIQIDTISVIQRAHHHTLWNRNPCYETSHLEQLVADKKVFEYWSHAAAYLPMCDYRFSLVRKQAIARGDQNHWYDRDEKLMKLVLKRIANEGPLMAKDFEYLGKKKMDWASKPAKRALEYLFMQGDLMIPNRQNFHKVYDLTERVLPEDIDTSAPLQDEYARFLITRYLQANGLGQASEMVYLLKNTKTIISNTLQEMYLNGELIQLAVDGNSYYALADSLELLNKPLARNKLKILSPFDNLLIQRKRMQTIFDFNYQIECYVPEPKRQYGYFSLPILWNGHLVARMDCKADRKESLLHIQHLALEPAFLKTEAFALALGKELESFMQFNNCCDLKLHKTTPGMFKPKFQTFISSLIR, encoded by the coding sequence ATGACCAAAATAACAGAAACACTTTCCATTCAAGAGGCCAGAAAACTGGTTTTACTATCGCAAAAGTTGCCTCCGGCAAAGCAAACAGGTACAGCACTTGAAGCAACACTCATGGCTATAGAGCACCTTGGTTATATTCAAATTGATACCATTTCTGTGATTCAGAGGGCTCATCATCATACATTATGGAATCGAAACCCTTGTTATGAAACTTCCCATTTAGAGCAATTGGTTGCTGATAAAAAAGTTTTTGAATATTGGTCGCATGCAGCCGCATATTTGCCTATGTGTGATTACCGTTTTAGTTTGGTACGCAAACAGGCGATTGCCAGGGGTGATCAGAATCATTGGTATGATCGGGATGAGAAGTTGATGAAATTGGTGTTGAAACGAATTGCCAATGAAGGCCCCTTAATGGCGAAGGATTTTGAGTATTTAGGCAAAAAGAAAATGGATTGGGCAAGCAAACCTGCCAAACGCGCTTTGGAATACCTGTTTATGCAGGGTGATCTGATGATTCCTAACCGGCAAAATTTCCACAAAGTTTATGATCTTACCGAAAGAGTACTGCCTGAGGATATTGACACCTCAGCGCCTTTGCAGGATGAGTACGCACGTTTTTTAATCACACGCTACCTGCAGGCCAACGGATTGGGACAGGCCTCTGAAATGGTCTATTTGCTGAAAAATACCAAAACTATTATTTCTAATACTTTGCAAGAAATGTATTTGAATGGTGAATTGATACAGCTTGCTGTTGATGGAAACAGTTATTACGCTTTAGCGGATTCTCTGGAGTTACTGAATAAACCACTGGCTCGTAATAAGCTTAAAATACTTTCGCCATTTGATAACCTGTTGATTCAACGCAAGCGCATGCAAACAATTTTTGATTTTAATTATCAGATTGAGTGTTATGTGCCCGAGCCCAAACGCCAATATGGTTATTTTTCTCTCCCCATTTTATGGAACGGCCACTTGGTTGCACGAATGGATTGTAAAGCAGACAGAAAAGAATCACTCTTGCACATTCAGCACCTTGCACTGGAGCCGGCCTTTTTAAAAACTGAGGCTTTCGCTCTTGCCCTAGGTAAAGAACTTGAATCTTTTATGCAGTTTAATAATTGTTGTGATCTCAAGTTACACAAAACCACACCAGGCATGTTCAAACCTAAATTTCAAACTTTTATTAGCAGTTTAATCAGGTAA
- a CDS encoding NAD(P)H-dependent oxidoreductase, protein MKKEEILKAHSFRRAIKEFETEQKISDEDFEFILEVGRKSPSSFGWEPWKFIVVQNMELREKLMVPSWGAQKQLPSASHFVILLARKGDEMRAGSDYLKYKSQQIDQLPQEIEEMKVGFFKNFMENEFDLTDDRKIFDWACKQVYLPFANMMTAAAQIGIDSCPIEGFDRAKVEEILSKEGILDANRLGVAAMLAFGYRKEDSPFPQSRFPMEEVVEWVR, encoded by the coding sequence ATGAAAAAAGAAGAAATACTAAAAGCGCATTCATTTAGACGTGCAATAAAAGAATTTGAAACAGAACAGAAAATTTCTGATGAAGATTTTGAATTCATTCTGGAAGTAGGAAGAAAGTCTCCAAGCTCGTTTGGCTGGGAACCCTGGAAGTTTATTGTTGTTCAGAATATGGAATTGCGGGAGAAGTTAATGGTGCCAAGCTGGGGAGCACAAAAACAATTACCGTCCGCAAGTCACTTTGTTATTCTTTTAGCCAGAAAAGGCGACGAAATGCGTGCTGGCTCCGATTATCTAAAATACAAGTCACAGCAAATTGACCAACTTCCTCAGGAGATTGAAGAAATGAAAGTAGGTTTCTTCAAAAACTTTATGGAAAACGAATTTGACTTAACTGACGATCGTAAAATATTTGATTGGGCCTGCAAACAAGTTTACCTGCCTTTTGCCAACATGATGACTGCCGCTGCACAAATTGGAATAGATTCTTGTCCAATTGAAGGTTTCGACAGGGCAAAAGTGGAAGAAATCCTTAGTAAAGAAGGAATTTTAGATGCAAATCGCCTTGGAGTGGCCGCAATGCTTGCGTTTGGCTACAGAAAAGAAGACTCCCCATTCCCACAATCCCGATTTCCTATGGAAGAAGTTGTTGAATGGGTTAGATAG
- a CDS encoding helix-turn-helix domain-containing protein: MTKRNSDAPVCSLDYAFRRIGGKYKARVLWYIYTKDNVLRYGELKKMVQNITSKMLTQTLRELEEDQLISRKVYPEVPPKVEYSLTDTGMELIPFIEHLGIWGRKQMQKEKFE, translated from the coding sequence ATGACTAAAAGAAATTCTGATGCACCTGTTTGTTCGCTGGATTATGCATTCAGAAGAATAGGTGGAAAGTACAAAGCACGTGTTTTATGGTACATTTATACAAAAGACAATGTGCTGCGGTATGGAGAGTTAAAAAAAATGGTTCAAAACATTACTTCAAAAATGTTAACCCAAACTTTGCGTGAGCTGGAAGAGGATCAATTAATTAGTCGGAAAGTGTATCCTGAAGTACCGCCAAAAGTAGAGTACTCATTGACCGATACAGGAATGGAGTTGATTCCATTTATAGAGCATTTAGGAATTTGGGGCAGAAAGCAAATGCAAAAGGAGAAGTTTGAATGA
- a CDS encoding glycosyltransferase family 4 protein: MKIAILSPIAWRTPPINYGPWEQVASNIAEGLVEKGIDVTLFATGNSNTKGKLEYISETAYAENSNIDPKVWECLHISNLMEQADRFDLIHNNYDFLPLSYSKLIKTPMLTTIHGFSSPKIIPVYKKYNKNNFYVSISNSDRSSELDYIATVYNGIKSSDFIFNPNPKEYLLFFGRIHPEKGTSESIQIAKKAGRKLIISGLIQDQDYFNKKVKPFIDNDAVVYVGNSNPNERNKLLGEAFALLHPISFNEPFGLSVAESMLCGTPVIAFNRGSMPELINDSQSGFLVNTIEEAVFAVDSIQLLSRAYCKKWAESKFTQKKMIEGYLEVYGKILER, from the coding sequence ATGAAAATAGCCATTTTATCGCCTATTGCATGGAGAACGCCACCAATAAATTATGGCCCGTGGGAACAAGTAGCTTCAAATATCGCCGAAGGGCTTGTTGAAAAGGGAATTGATGTGACACTATTTGCAACAGGAAACTCGAATACTAAAGGCAAATTGGAATACATCTCGGAGACTGCTTATGCCGAAAACAGCAATATAGATCCAAAAGTTTGGGAATGCCTGCACATCAGCAATTTAATGGAGCAGGCCGACCGGTTTGACCTGATACACAACAACTATGATTTTCTGCCACTTAGTTATTCCAAACTAATTAAAACACCCATGCTAACAACCATTCATGGGTTTTCGTCACCGAAAATTATTCCTGTCTATAAAAAATACAACAAGAATAATTTTTACGTCTCTATCAGCAATTCCGACCGCAGTTCTGAACTCGATTACATCGCAACTGTTTACAACGGAATAAAATCTTCTGACTTTATTTTTAATCCGAATCCGAAGGAATATTTACTGTTTTTTGGCCGAATACATCCTGAAAAAGGCACATCTGAATCCATTCAGATAGCTAAGAAAGCAGGAAGAAAACTGATTATTTCGGGATTAATACAAGATCAGGACTATTTTAACAAGAAGGTAAAACCTTTTATTGATAATGATGCTGTTGTGTATGTTGGCAATTCAAATCCGAATGAAAGAAATAAACTTTTGGGCGAAGCTTTTGCACTGCTGCATCCAATAAGCTTTAACGAACCCTTCGGACTAAGCGTTGCTGAATCGATGCTGTGCGGAACACCTGTAATTGCATTTAACAGAGGATCGATGCCGGAATTAATAAATGACAGCCAATCGGGCTTTTTGGTAAATACCATTGAAGAAGCTGTGTTTGCTGTTGATTCAATTCAACTGCTAAGCAGAGCTTATTGCAAGAAATGGGCAGAATCAAAATTTACACAGAAAAAAATGATAGAAGGCTATTTAGAGGTTTATGGTAAAATTCTAGAGAGGTAG
- a CDS encoding helix-turn-helix transcriptional regulator: protein MNNTIKKYQFKEGLKLEFEILDLSEILKSKKDMMTIPHRAQFNHILWIEKGKGTHFVDFNPISIEDNTIIFIPHNCVNRFDKNGIYKGKTILFTNNFFSKNNQDLQFLHSSILYSDLYNIAKIKVNQQRSDLKVFLNAMETEFQRSADSAQYQILRNMLHIFLLQAEREMRKQGFEELKPSANLDYLVLFKDLLEQNFRKEKSVNKYASELSISEKQLHKATTTLFDKTPKQIIDERILLEAKRLLVHSNQSIKEIAYELGYDEPTNFIKYFRKHVHSTPSEFREQS from the coding sequence ATGAATAATACGATAAAAAAATATCAGTTTAAAGAAGGACTTAAACTGGAATTTGAAATTTTGGATTTATCTGAGATCCTAAAATCAAAAAAAGATATGATGACTATTCCCCACAGGGCACAGTTTAATCATATCCTTTGGATTGAAAAAGGTAAAGGAACTCATTTTGTCGATTTTAACCCAATAAGTATAGAGGACAATACAATTATTTTCATACCCCATAATTGTGTGAACAGGTTCGATAAAAATGGCATTTACAAGGGGAAAACAATTTTATTTACCAACAATTTTTTCTCTAAAAATAATCAAGACCTTCAGTTTTTGCATTCAAGTATACTGTATAGTGATTTGTATAATATTGCTAAAATTAAAGTCAATCAGCAACGTTCCGATTTAAAGGTATTTCTAAATGCTATGGAAACAGAATTTCAAAGAAGTGCAGATAGTGCTCAATATCAAATACTGCGAAATATGCTGCATATCTTTTTATTGCAGGCAGAACGGGAAATGCGGAAACAAGGTTTCGAAGAGTTAAAGCCAAGTGCAAATTTGGATTATCTGGTTTTATTTAAAGATCTGCTCGAACAAAATTTCCGGAAAGAAAAATCGGTTAATAAATATGCATCGGAATTGAGTATTTCAGAAAAACAATTGCACAAAGCAACCACAACTTTGTTTGATAAAACACCAAAACAAATCATTGATGAACGGATTTTGCTCGAAGCAAAGCGGTTGTTGGTTCATAGCAATCAATCCATTAAAGAAATTGCGTACGAGCTTGGTTATGATGAACCGACTAATTTCATTAAATATTTCCGGAAACATGTTCATTCAACTCCATCTGAATTCAGAGAGCAATCGTAA
- a CDS encoding HEPN domain-containing protein codes for MISRTDLRKRAKAKLKDAEILYQNRRYDGAVYLSGYVMELILKARTCRTLNWTDFPETNREFQEYRSFKTHNLDILLSLSGLESKIKIYHFVDWSNVNQWNPEMRYSDIGNVTSTEAKDMIDSIKNLMGVIK; via the coding sequence ATGATATCCAGAACTGACTTAAGGAAAAGAGCTAAAGCAAAGCTGAAAGATGCGGAAATATTATATCAAAATAGACGATATGATGGTGCTGTATACTTGAGTGGATATGTTATGGAATTAATTCTCAAGGCAAGAACTTGCAGGACATTAAATTGGACAGACTTTCCTGAAACTAATCGAGAGTTTCAAGAATATAGAAGTTTTAAAACTCATAATCTAGATATCTTACTTTCCTTATCAGGGCTTGAATCTAAAATTAAAATCTATCATTTTGTTGATTGGAGTAATGTGAACCAATGGAACCCAGAAATGAGATATAGCGACATTGGTAATGTTACTTCAACAGAAGCAAAAGACATGATTGATTCAATTAAGAATTTAATGGGGGTTATAAAATGA
- a CDS encoding recombinase family protein, producing the protein MSNERKATYVRVSTEGQNTGRQEEIIQGKAYIEKISGRIPFKERKQGSKLLADAKNKVINYIIVEDINRLGRDTFDVLETINTLIKQDCTIEIVRHNLISKTKGKDNFFFTLMTGIMASMAEMDYMSNREAQRQGIAVAKVKGIYQLHAGKGKMSDEKYREQHSDIIELLNDGKSIRNISKLVKKSVSTVQRVKKFVELEI; encoded by the coding sequence ATGAGCAATGAAAGAAAAGCAACCTACGTACGTGTTTCAACCGAAGGACAAAACACAGGCAGACAGGAGGAAATCATACAGGGCAAAGCCTACATTGAAAAAATAAGCGGACGAATCCCCTTTAAAGAAAGAAAACAAGGCTCTAAACTTTTAGCCGATGCCAAAAACAAGGTGATTAATTACATTATTGTTGAGGACATAAACAGACTTGGCAGAGACACTTTTGACGTTCTTGAAACGATCAACACACTTATAAAGCAAGATTGTACCATTGAGATTGTCAGGCATAACCTGATCAGTAAAACCAAAGGAAAAGATAATTTCTTTTTCACTTTAATGACTGGTATTATGGCTTCAATGGCTGAAATGGATTACATGAGTAACCGAGAAGCCCAACGGCAAGGAATAGCAGTCGCAAAAGTAAAGGGCATTTATCAGCTTCATGCTGGAAAAGGAAAAATGAGCGATGAAAAATACAGAGAGCAACATTCCGACATCATTGAACTTTTAAACGATGGTAAGTCAATTCGAAATATCTCAAAATTGGTCAAGAAATCAGTTTCCACCGTTCAGCGAGTAAAAAAGTTCGTAGAGCTTGAAATCTAG